A single region of the Candidatus Nanopelagicales bacterium genome encodes:
- a CDS encoding ArsA-related P-loop ATPase — protein MALQRYRMGNLIDSLEQQGHGLIMCMGKGGVGKTTVAAAIAVALAARGHDVHLTTTDPAAHLTDVLPDSVEHLRVTRVDPEQATTEYRQRVMATKGKNLDADGKAHLAEDLLSPCTEEIAVFQQFSRIVLEGRRRFVVVDTAPTGHTLLLLDTAGAYHRDMVRQAGDNLSLHTPLMLLQDPDLTKVLIVTTPEPTPVTEAEHLQIDLLRAGIHPWAWIINNSIAAANPESPLLQQRAHQELGQYLRITELAQRLAAIPMLPTEPVGADALTALSGDPAHT, from the coding sequence ATGGCACTCCAGCGCTACCGCATGGGCAACCTCATCGACTCGCTGGAGCAGCAAGGCCACGGACTGATCATGTGTATGGGCAAGGGTGGGGTCGGCAAGACCACGGTTGCAGCCGCAATCGCGGTCGCCCTCGCCGCGCGCGGCCACGACGTTCACCTCACCACCACCGACCCTGCGGCCCACCTCACCGATGTGCTGCCCGACAGCGTCGAACACCTCCGGGTCACCCGCGTCGACCCCGAACAAGCCACCACCGAATACCGCCAACGCGTCATGGCCACCAAAGGCAAGAATCTCGACGCCGACGGCAAAGCCCACCTCGCAGAAGACCTCCTGTCCCCCTGTACCGAGGAGATCGCCGTATTCCAGCAGTTCTCCCGCATCGTCCTCGAAGGCCGACGCCGCTTCGTGGTGGTGGACACAGCGCCGACCGGCCACACACTCCTCCTCCTCGACACCGCAGGCGCCTACCACCGAGACATGGTTCGACAGGCAGGAGACAACCTGTCGTTGCACACCCCTTTGATGCTGCTGCAGGACCCCGACCTCACCAAGGTCCTCATCGTCACCACTCCAGAACCCACCCCCGTCACCGAAGCCGAGCACCTTCAGATTGACCTGCTTCGGGCCGGAATCCACCCTTGGGCCTGGATCATCAACAACTCGATCGCCGCGGCCAACCCAGAATCGCCACTGCTGCAGCAACGAGCCCACCAGGAACTCGGCCAATACCTGCGAATCACCGAACTGGCTCAACGCCTAGCAGCCATCCCCATGCTGCCCACCGAACCAGTTGGTGCGGACGCCCTCACCGCACTGTCAGGCGACCCAGCCCACACATAA
- a CDS encoding metalloregulator ArsR/SmtB family transcription factor has translation MSIRTVRPYIYSSQYAARKGSFTMANAAATASTVDVSACCASGLTTPIDRADAENLAKILKAVAEPARLQLLALIRSAGERCACDLTEPIGLSQPTVSHHLKVLTDAGLITREQRGQWAWFRANEARIGELAKLFA, from the coding sequence TTGTCAATACGCACGGTACGCCCCTATATTTACAGCAGTCAATACGCCGCTCGGAAGGGGTCGTTCACGATGGCAAACGCAGCCGCGACGGCTTCCACGGTCGATGTATCAGCCTGCTGCGCCAGCGGACTCACGACGCCCATCGACCGCGCCGATGCCGAGAACCTCGCCAAGATCCTCAAGGCTGTCGCGGAACCCGCCCGACTCCAGTTACTCGCGCTCATCCGTTCAGCAGGTGAGCGCTGCGCGTGTGACCTCACTGAACCGATTGGGCTCTCGCAACCCACCGTCAGCCACCACCTGAAGGTGCTCACCGACGCGGGGCTCATCACCCGCGAACAACGCGGCCAGTGGGCGTGGTTCAGAGCCAACGAAGCGCGGATCGGCGAACTCGCGAAACTCTTTGCCTGA
- the dnaB gene encoding replicative DNA helicase codes for MPVVTQAPSDRTPPQDIAAEQSVLGGMLLSKDAVADVVEIIRQADFYRPAHQIIFAAITDLFTRGEPADAITVAHWLTESGDLNRIGGATYLHTLVASVPTAANAGYYAEIVRDTAVRRRLVDAGTRITQWAYAGEGDVDMVVDRAQAEVFDVTSLRTAEDFLPLADIMDGAVTEIEAIASRGGEMVGVPTGFIDLDRLTNGLHAGQLIIVAARPAIGKALALDTAIPTPDGWTVMEDLAVGDRVLGPDGRPTTVIAATDTMTDRDCFRVEFSDGSSVVADADHQWQVTLSAGGRALVRTTRELGAWLNRCDGADLPLLPGVTGLDLPPRDLPIDPYALGVWLAAGDNPDFRLDPEIDMWLEGRNTNLDEVSGRAERAGVSIRGFVPRSYLRASLRQRRELLAGLLDVAGDVDESGTIEIPVGSRPMATDLHELLATLGISAAVTTGPGRGGQAQPTVLLTFTCDEPVFMLHRKDLLHKERWGRYAHGPAQQRFMTAISPVTSVPVRCIEVDNDSHLFLAGRAMVPTHNSTLGLDIARSASVKHGLASVIFSLEMSRNEIVMRLLSAEAQVPLHNMRSGKMHDPEWRKIASRQGVLHEAPLFVDDSPNMTMTEIRAKCRRLKQRHDLRLVIVDYMQLMSSGKKVESRQQEVSEFSRSLKLLAKELEVPVIAISQLNRGPETRNDKKPMLSDLRESGCLTAATRVMRADTGAEVTLGELYRTGARDIPVWALDDSLRYRPRTMTHVFPTGHREVYRIHTATGRTVEATANHPLLTHSGWTDVAELVPGTRIGTVRHVPAPRTTTPMDTDELILLGHLLGSGSIRTAADIEYRSASATNIAIVADAVQRRFGVRAGRSDDHRISALHLSPPTDSHEDPVREWRDQMLPAAADTVVPAPVFAAPKGQVAIFLRHLWAAGGVIARHPAGGRGVVQFVTGSRRLAEDVSRLLLRFGLAAGVTPLSVADGLVFRVLIDDPADQKVFLRRIGGIGLLARPAAEFLGALEAQPRGHSSDPANGPSNDATKELWREVREVLAGADLTGLEQQFATVAIDERIVHPEMDPELVDRYAEDVTLPDSQARHLQRLARVFDSEEMELVATNDILWDEVTDIEYIGWQDVFDATVLGSHNFIADGVAVHNSLEQDADMVVLIHREDAYDKDSSRLGEADLIVAKHRNGPTDTITVAFQGHYSRFVDMARE; via the coding sequence ATGCCAGTCGTCACCCAGGCGCCCTCGGACCGCACCCCGCCGCAAGACATCGCCGCCGAACAGTCCGTCCTGGGTGGCATGTTGCTGAGCAAGGATGCCGTCGCGGATGTCGTCGAGATAATCCGCCAGGCGGACTTCTACCGCCCGGCGCACCAGATCATCTTCGCGGCCATCACCGACCTGTTCACGCGCGGCGAACCCGCTGATGCGATCACCGTGGCGCACTGGCTCACCGAGTCCGGCGATCTGAACCGGATCGGCGGCGCCACCTACCTCCACACGCTCGTCGCCTCGGTCCCGACCGCCGCGAACGCCGGCTACTACGCCGAGATCGTGCGCGACACCGCCGTGCGGCGCCGTCTCGTCGATGCCGGGACTCGAATCACCCAGTGGGCGTATGCCGGTGAGGGCGACGTGGACATGGTCGTCGACCGGGCCCAGGCCGAGGTCTTCGACGTCACCAGCCTGCGCACCGCCGAGGACTTTCTGCCGCTCGCCGACATCATGGACGGCGCCGTCACCGAGATCGAAGCAATCGCCTCGCGGGGGGGCGAGATGGTCGGGGTACCGACCGGCTTCATCGACCTTGACCGGCTCACCAACGGTCTGCACGCCGGGCAGTTGATCATCGTGGCCGCGCGACCCGCCATCGGCAAGGCACTCGCGCTCGACACGGCCATCCCCACCCCTGACGGCTGGACCGTCATGGAGGATCTCGCTGTCGGTGATCGCGTCCTGGGCCCCGACGGCCGCCCCACCACGGTGATCGCAGCCACCGACACGATGACCGACCGAGACTGTTTCCGGGTGGAGTTCTCCGATGGCTCATCCGTCGTCGCGGACGCTGATCACCAGTGGCAGGTCACCCTGTCCGCGGGGGGCCGCGCGCTGGTACGCACCACTCGCGAACTCGGGGCGTGGTTGAACCGCTGCGACGGCGCTGACCTGCCGTTGTTGCCAGGTGTCACCGGGCTCGACCTGCCGCCGCGTGATCTTCCCATCGACCCCTACGCCCTCGGAGTGTGGTTGGCGGCCGGAGACAACCCCGACTTCCGGCTCGACCCCGAGATTGACATGTGGCTGGAGGGCCGCAACACCAATCTGGACGAGGTCAGTGGCCGGGCCGAGCGCGCCGGCGTGTCCATCCGGGGTTTCGTCCCCCGCAGTTACCTGCGTGCCTCACTGAGGCAACGCCGCGAACTGCTGGCCGGACTGCTCGATGTCGCCGGCGATGTCGACGAATCAGGCACCATCGAGATCCCGGTCGGTTCGCGGCCCATGGCCACCGACCTACATGAACTGCTGGCCACTCTCGGAATCTCGGCAGCCGTCACCACCGGGCCGGGTCGGGGTGGCCAGGCACAACCGACCGTCCTGCTCACCTTCACCTGTGACGAGCCGGTCTTCATGCTGCACCGCAAGGATCTGCTCCACAAGGAGCGATGGGGCCGCTATGCCCACGGACCTGCACAACAGCGCTTCATGACCGCGATCAGTCCCGTAACGTCTGTGCCCGTGAGGTGCATCGAAGTCGACAATGACTCGCATCTCTTCCTGGCCGGCCGAGCCATGGTCCCCACCCACAACTCGACATTGGGCCTGGACATCGCGCGTTCGGCCTCCGTCAAGCACGGTCTGGCCAGTGTCATCTTCAGCCTCGAGATGAGCCGCAACGAGATCGTGATGCGGTTGCTCAGCGCCGAAGCGCAGGTGCCCTTGCACAACATGCGGTCGGGCAAGATGCATGATCCGGAATGGCGCAAGATCGCCAGCCGCCAAGGCGTTCTGCACGAGGCACCGCTATTCGTGGACGACTCGCCCAACATGACCATGACCGAGATTCGGGCGAAGTGCCGCCGACTCAAGCAGCGCCACGACCTGCGCCTCGTGATCGTCGACTACATGCAGTTGATGTCCTCCGGCAAGAAAGTCGAATCCCGCCAGCAGGAAGTCAGCGAGTTCTCGCGCTCGTTGAAGCTCCTGGCCAAGGAACTCGAAGTCCCGGTCATCGCGATCAGTCAGTTGAACCGCGGACCCGAGACCCGCAACGACAAGAAGCCGATGCTGTCCGACCTGCGCGAATCCGGGTGCCTCACTGCTGCCACTCGCGTCATGCGCGCCGACACCGGAGCTGAGGTCACCTTGGGCGAGTTGTATCGCACCGGGGCGCGGGACATCCCCGTGTGGGCTCTGGACGACTCCTTGCGTTATCGCCCGCGCACCATGACCCATGTCTTCCCGACGGGACACCGAGAGGTGTACCGCATTCACACCGCCACCGGCCGCACCGTCGAGGCCACCGCCAACCACCCGCTACTGACACATTCCGGCTGGACCGACGTCGCCGAACTGGTACCGGGTACACGCATCGGCACCGTGCGTCATGTGCCCGCCCCCCGCACGACCACTCCCATGGACACCGATGAGCTGATCCTGCTCGGACATCTACTCGGCAGTGGATCCATCCGGACAGCTGCAGATATCGAGTACCGCAGCGCCAGTGCCACCAACATCGCCATCGTGGCTGACGCCGTCCAGCGCCGATTCGGCGTGCGAGCGGGCCGTTCGGACGATCATCGGATCTCTGCGCTCCACCTGTCTCCTCCCACCGATTCCCACGAGGACCCGGTGCGTGAGTGGCGCGACCAGATGCTGCCCGCCGCCGCGGACACCGTTGTTCCGGCTCCGGTGTTCGCCGCCCCCAAGGGCCAGGTTGCGATCTTCCTGCGCCACCTGTGGGCGGCCGGCGGCGTCATTGCCCGCCATCCCGCGGGCGGAAGGGGTGTCGTTCAGTTCGTGACCGGCTCGCGGCGCCTCGCCGAAGACGTCAGTCGGCTGCTTCTGCGGTTCGGCCTCGCTGCCGGAGTCACGCCGCTGTCCGTGGCCGATGGCCTCGTGTTCCGTGTCCTGATCGATGACCCCGCTGACCAGAAGGTCTTCCTGCGCCGGATCGGCGGTATCGGCCTCTTGGCTCGGCCGGCGGCTGAGTTCCTCGGCGCGCTGGAGGCGCAACCCCGCGGCCATTCCTCCGACCCAGCCAATGGCCCGTCCAACGACGCGACCAAAGAACTGTGGCGCGAGGTTCGTGAGGTACTCGCCGGTGCCGACCTGACCGGGCTCGAGCAGCAGTTCGCGACAGTGGCGATCGACGAACGCATCGTTCACCCCGAGATGGACCCCGAGCTCGTCGACCGCTACGCAGAGGACGTCACCCTGCCCGACTCACAGGCGCGGCATCTGCAGCGGCTGGCGCGGGTCTTCGACTCCGAGGAGATGGAGTTGGTGGCCACCAACGACATTCTGTGGGACGAGGTCACGGACATCGAGTACATCGGCTGGCAGGACGTCTTCGACGCCACCGTGTTGGGCAGTCACAACTTCATCGCCGATGGCGTCGCCGTGCACAACAGCCTCGAACAGGATGCCGACATGGTGGTCCTCATCCACCGCGAAGATGCCTACGACAAGGACAGCAGTCGCCTCGGCGAGGCCGACCTCATCGTCGCGAAGCATCGCAACGGCCCTACTGACACGATCACCGTTGCCTTCCAAGGCCACTACAGCCGTTTTGTTGATATGGCTCGCGAGTAG
- the arsB gene encoding ACR3 family arsenite efflux transporter, which translates to MSASQQTDVLETAVLQRLSLLDRWLPLWIGAAMVAGLLLGRLWPGVQDVLGSGEIEGTSIPIAVGLLAMMYPVLAKVRYEEIGHITGDRNLLGLSLLLNWIIGPALMFILAWTFLSDQPEFRTGLIVVGLARCIAMVLIWNDLACGDREAAALLVAINSLFQIVAYSALGLFYLQILPGWLGWQTADAQFSTWSITKSVLIFLGIPLVAGYLTRRVGIARKGSAWYDDKFLPRISPIALYGLLFTIVVMFALQGQRITSEPLAVIRIAIPLLVYFAIMWFTAFFASRAIGLDYPKTATMAFTAAGNNFELAIAVCIGVWGVTSGEALAGTIGPLIEVPALVALVYVSLWLRNRLFTPTPQMEKA; encoded by the coding sequence ATGAGCGCAAGCCAGCAGACCGACGTCCTGGAGACAGCGGTGTTGCAGCGTCTGTCCCTGCTGGACCGGTGGCTGCCTTTGTGGATTGGCGCGGCGATGGTCGCGGGCCTGCTCCTGGGAAGGCTGTGGCCCGGTGTCCAGGACGTCCTGGGGTCCGGAGAGATCGAGGGCACGAGCATCCCGATCGCGGTGGGTCTGCTGGCCATGATGTACCCGGTGTTGGCAAAGGTCCGCTACGAGGAGATCGGTCACATCACCGGCGACCGGAACCTGCTCGGCCTCTCACTGCTGTTGAACTGGATCATCGGACCGGCGCTGATGTTCATCCTCGCTTGGACCTTCCTCTCCGACCAGCCGGAGTTCCGCACTGGACTGATTGTCGTGGGGCTGGCCCGTTGCATCGCGATGGTGTTGATCTGGAACGACCTTGCCTGCGGAGACCGGGAGGCGGCAGCGCTGCTGGTGGCGATCAACTCGCTGTTCCAGATCGTCGCCTACAGCGCACTTGGCCTGTTCTATCTTCAGATCCTGCCTGGGTGGCTCGGCTGGCAGACCGCGGACGCCCAGTTCTCTACGTGGTCGATAACCAAAAGCGTCCTGATCTTCCTGGGGATTCCTCTCGTCGCCGGATACCTGACCCGCCGAGTCGGCATCGCCCGCAAGGGCAGCGCTTGGTACGACGACAAGTTCCTGCCCCGCATCTCACCGATTGCCCTGTACGGGCTGCTGTTCACCATCGTGGTCATGTTCGCCCTGCAGGGGCAACGCATCACTTCCGAACCGCTGGCGGTCATCCGGATCGCCATCCCCTTGTTGGTGTACTTCGCGATCATGTGGTTCACCGCGTTCTTCGCTTCGCGGGCCATCGGCTTGGACTATCCGAAGACCGCCACCATGGCGTTCACGGCAGCCGGAAACAACTTCGAGCTCGCCATCGCCGTCTGCATCGGCGTGTGGGGTGTCACCAGCGGGGAAGCCCTCGCCGGAACCATCGGCCCCCTGATCGAGGTGCCCGCCCTCGTCGCCCTTGTCTACGTCTCGCTGTGGCTACGCAACCGCCTGTTCACCCCCACCCCCCAGATGGAGAAAGCATGA
- the arsM gene encoding arsenite methyltransferase produces the protein MNDTSVEQVRETVRERYAAAAQSATCCSAPLDDSQVFGGSQYDESVKSLLPEEAIIASLGCGNPTALADFKPGETVLDLGSGGGIDVLLSAQRVGPTGKAYGLDMTDEMLDLARRNQAKADISNVEFLKGHIEDIPLPDNSVDVIISNCVINLSGDKSRVFTEAFRVLRPGGRLAVSDVVLSRPLPDELASITALWTGCISGALTETDCVSGLTDAGFTAVSVDPTKVFDRAALEGLVNDVPESEVPAGLDVNDALTSLDGVIRSAAIRAVKPGGNPGPQRPSFASTSLRCAATPGYAGRTSTKPWWSSPLT, from the coding sequence ATGAATGACACCTCGGTAGAGCAGGTCCGTGAAACAGTGCGAGAGCGGTACGCCGCAGCCGCGCAATCGGCCACCTGCTGTTCGGCGCCGTTGGACGACTCACAGGTCTTCGGCGGGTCACAGTACGACGAGTCCGTGAAATCGCTACTCCCCGAAGAAGCGATCATCGCCTCGCTGGGCTGCGGCAACCCCACCGCTCTTGCCGACTTCAAGCCCGGCGAGACCGTCCTCGACCTGGGCTCGGGCGGGGGTATCGACGTACTGCTGTCAGCGCAACGCGTCGGCCCCACCGGCAAGGCCTACGGCCTGGACATGACCGACGAGATGCTGGACCTCGCCCGACGAAATCAGGCGAAGGCCGACATCTCCAACGTTGAGTTCCTGAAAGGACACATCGAGGACATCCCCCTGCCCGACAACTCCGTCGACGTGATCATCTCCAACTGCGTGATCAACCTGTCGGGGGACAAGAGTCGAGTCTTCACAGAAGCCTTCCGCGTGCTACGACCCGGAGGCCGCCTGGCCGTCTCCGACGTGGTGCTCAGCCGTCCCCTACCCGATGAACTCGCCAGCATCACCGCCCTGTGGACCGGCTGCATCAGCGGCGCCCTCACCGAGACCGACTGTGTCTCCGGGCTGACCGATGCCGGATTCACAGCAGTGTCGGTGGACCCGACGAAGGTCTTCGACCGGGCCGCCCTGGAGGGACTTGTGAACGACGTACCCGAATCCGAAGTGCCCGCAGGGTTGGACGTCAATGACGCGCTCACCAGCCTGGACGGTGTGATCCGATCAGCGGCCATCCGGGCGGTCAAGCCCGGGGGGAACCCCGGGCCGCAACGCCCGTCATTCGCGTCTACGAGCCTGCGTTGTGCTGCAACACCGGGGTATGCGGGCCGGACGTCGACGAAGCCTTGGTGGAGTTCACCGCTGACCTGA
- a CDS encoding arsenate reductase ArsC translates to MTASKPSVLFVCVHNAGRSQMAAAYLTHLAGDRVEVRSAGSAPADTVNPAVVEALAEEGIDISAEVPKVLTTEAVKESDVVITMGCGDACPIFPGKRYEDWSLQDPAGQGVAAVRPIRDEIRTRVETLIAEIAPPAATS, encoded by the coding sequence ATGACCGCCAGCAAACCGTCCGTGTTGTTCGTCTGCGTCCACAACGCAGGCCGCTCCCAGATGGCCGCCGCCTACCTCACCCACCTGGCCGGTGACCGCGTCGAAGTTCGTTCCGCAGGGTCAGCACCCGCCGACACAGTCAACCCCGCAGTCGTTGAGGCTCTGGCGGAAGAAGGCATCGACATCTCCGCCGAGGTGCCGAAGGTACTCACGACCGAAGCGGTCAAAGAGTCCGACGTGGTGATCACCATGGGATGCGGCGATGCCTGCCCCATCTTCCCCGGCAAGCGATACGAGGACTGGAGCCTGCAGGATCCCGCCGGCCAAGGCGTTGCTGCCGTTCGCCCCATCCGCGACGAGATCCGCACCCGCGTCGAAACCCTGATCGCAGAGATCGCCCCTCCGGCAGCAACGTCATAG
- the arsD gene encoding arsenite efflux transporter metallochaperone ArsD — MCCNTGVCGPDVDEALVEFTADLNALQGRGVDIERHNLANNPLAFASSDTVKGFLQVAGSAGLPLTTVNGVTVLTGTYPSRSDLERYAEIAATPTSSSLTLLNDSEGDSCCGSGGCC; from the coding sequence TTGTGCTGCAACACCGGGGTATGCGGGCCGGACGTCGACGAAGCCTTGGTGGAGTTCACCGCTGACCTGAACGCGCTTCAAGGCCGCGGCGTTGACATCGAACGGCACAACCTCGCCAACAACCCCCTGGCATTCGCCTCCAGCGACACGGTAAAAGGGTTCCTGCAGGTCGCTGGATCAGCCGGATTACCCCTGACAACGGTCAACGGAGTAACTGTGCTCACGGGAACCTATCCCAGTCGCAGTGACCTCGAACGCTACGCCGAGATCGCAGCGACTCCCACCTCAAGCTCATTGACGCTGCTCAACGACTCAGAAGGTGACTCCTGCTGCGGCAGCGGCGGATGCTGCTAA